The Mycolicibacterium fluoranthenivorans DNA window GGTACCGCCGCGGCGATCGTCGAGGACGACAACGGCGGCCGGGTGTTCGTGCACGGCAATCTGGCCTACGCCTGGGATTGCGGCGACGCCGTGGCGCGTCGGTTCGCGGCGGTGTCGCTGGTGAGGATCAAGGCGGCCACTCAGCTCGAGGTCGCCGAGGCGTTCGCGGTGAAGCCGGCGACGGTGCGGCGCTGGGAGACCTGGCTCACCGACTCCGGCGTGGTCGGGCTGCTCGGGGAACGTAAAGGGCCCAAACGCAAGTCGAAACTCACCGCCGAGGCCGTCGCCCGCATCCAGCGTCTGCGCGACGGGGGCGCGTCCTACCGCGCCATCGCCGCCGAGACCGGTGTGTCGGAGGGCAGTGTCCGCAACGCGATCGTGCTCGCCGATGACGGCGCCCGCGCCGAGGAAGCGTGCCCGGCAACGACGTCCGATGTTCCTCCCGGGCCTGAGCCCGAGGTTGAGAAAGATTGCTCTGCAGCGGTTTCCGATGATCTTTCCGGGCAGGTGCCGGTGTTGGCTGATCCGGTCGACCGTGGCGCCGAGCGGGTATTGGCGCGGTTCGGGTTGGTCGCCTCGGCGCCGCCGGTGTTCACCGGGTGCGCACGCGCCCCGCTGGCGGGACTGTTGCTGGCGCTGCCGGCGCTCGCGGGCACCGGGCTGATCGAGGATGCCCACGCCGTCTACGGCGGGTTACCCAACGGGTTCTATTCGCTAGACACGATGCTGTGCGAGAGTGTGTTCCGCGCTCTGCTGGGCGAGGCCCGCGCGCAGGGCGCGGCCCGGATCGATCCGCCCGCGCTGGGTCGGGTGCTGGGGTTGGACCGGGCGCCGGAGGTCAAGACGATCCGCCGCAAGATCAAGTATCTGGCCGAGGCGGAAAAGGCCGGCGACTGGATCGCCGCGATGGCCGCCCGCCATGTCCAGGCCCGCCCCGAGCAGGCCGCAG harbors:
- a CDS encoding putative transposase → MTMQPPLPLAPQDARPIGTAAAIVEDDNGGRVFVHGNLAYAWDCGDAVARRFAAVSLVRIKAATQLEVAEAFAVKPATVRRWETWLTDSGVVGLLGERKGPKRKSKLTAEAVARIQRLRDGGASYRAIAAETGVSEGSVRNAIVLADDGARAEEACPATTSDVPPGPEPEVEKDCSAAVSDDLSGQVPVLADPVDRGAERVLARFGLVASAPPVFTGCARAPLAGLLLALPALAGTGLIEDAHAVYGGLPNGFYSLDTMLCESVFRALLGEARAQGAARIDPPALGRVLGLDRAPEVKTIRRKIKYLAEAEKAGDWIAAMAARHVQARPEQAAVLYVDGHVRAYQGTRKIAKTHVPRLKFPAPATLETWVADAVGDPLLVVMAEPGASLAAELRRLIPQLRGMVGDDRRVLVGFDRGGWSATLFADLHAAGFDTLTWRKGRIADVEVHSPIRQLSTDLSSSPDM